Proteins from a genomic interval of Desulfovibrio aminophilus DSM 12254:
- a CDS encoding two-component system sensor histidine kinase NtrB, which yields MEIRQSNKEQGPIVAAVLALILLGLGSLFLTWQSIERQRRIVDEHMVLSGRAILSGVEANLSRAMRGLRQSPNMAGAARSLIKELLQELATSDDIAFAGIYGPDGGLLISSGKDSEESKPGLPAEALESLERDGFWFGLALIGNKRVLLSGLQARPGLSMFCNFAGRPHESEEEPGLGRGRGGMGFGRHQGGEAPPVYLVVGLNAERHLTQFNQYRRAALIQTGYVLLAAIVLWSLAFAYLRRREQAQKLVRLEQFQSKLLDHMPDGLVTLGSNGEILAANGSAVRLLCSEDCKDAACLAGRNWSEFPFPAGQGRPEWRQHEYRGQLLEVLALPYRNAEEEKGAPDSLVLIRDRTEIRALEEDLNEARRLAAIGSLAAGVAHEVRNPLSSLRGFAQLFADKLKGQKPLDSYAATMVQEADRLNRVVTDLLFLARPRELAPAEIDLAQAGATLFDLLKLDLEHKHVAATLDLEAPTVHADPDGLRQVLLNLAVNSLEALGEEGGRIEISSRRNGSGVWITVTDNGPGMPEEVRRQALEPFFTAKTQGTGLGLAIVQTIMRGHKGKVLIESEPGRGASVKLFFPDPAPAAETTETL from the coding sequence ATGGAAATCCGTCAGTCGAACAAGGAACAGGGGCCCATCGTGGCCGCGGTCCTGGCCCTCATCCTCCTGGGCCTGGGCAGTCTTTTCCTGACCTGGCAGAGCATCGAACGCCAGCGTCGGATCGTGGACGAGCACATGGTCCTTTCCGGCCGGGCCATTCTCTCCGGCGTCGAGGCCAACCTCTCCCGGGCCATGCGCGGCCTGCGCCAGAGCCCGAACATGGCCGGCGCGGCCCGCTCCCTGATCAAGGAACTGCTCCAGGAACTCGCCACTTCCGACGACATCGCCTTCGCCGGGATCTACGGCCCGGACGGCGGACTGCTCATCTCTTCCGGCAAGGACTCCGAAGAGTCCAAGCCGGGCCTGCCCGCCGAAGCCCTGGAATCCCTGGAGCGCGACGGTTTCTGGTTCGGACTGGCGCTCATCGGGAACAAGCGTGTCCTGCTCTCCGGGCTCCAGGCCCGGCCCGGACTCTCCATGTTCTGCAATTTCGCCGGACGCCCGCACGAGTCCGAAGAGGAGCCCGGCCTTGGCCGCGGCCGCGGCGGCATGGGCTTCGGCCGCCACCAGGGCGGCGAGGCTCCGCCGGTCTACCTCGTGGTGGGTCTGAACGCCGAGCGCCACCTGACCCAGTTCAACCAGTACCGCCGCGCGGCCCTGATCCAGACCGGCTATGTGCTCCTGGCCGCCATAGTGCTCTGGTCCCTGGCCTTCGCCTACCTCCGCCGCCGCGAACAGGCGCAGAAGCTCGTGCGCCTGGAACAGTTCCAGTCCAAGCTCCTGGACCACATGCCCGACGGTCTGGTGACCCTGGGCAGCAACGGCGAAATCCTGGCCGCCAACGGCTCGGCCGTTCGCCTGCTGTGCAGCGAGGACTGCAAGGACGCGGCCTGCCTGGCCGGACGCAACTGGTCCGAGTTCCCCTTCCCCGCCGGACAGGGTCGCCCGGAATGGCGGCAGCACGAATACCGGGGTCAGCTCCTGGAAGTTCTGGCCCTGCCCTACCGCAACGCCGAGGAGGAGAAGGGCGCGCCGGACAGCCTCGTGCTCATCCGCGACCGCACCGAAATCCGGGCCCTGGAGGAAGACCTCAACGAGGCCCGCCGTCTGGCCGCCATCGGCTCCCTGGCCGCGGGCGTGGCCCACGAGGTGCGCAACCCCCTGAGCTCCCTGCGCGGCTTCGCCCAGCTCTTCGCCGACAAGCTCAAGGGCCAGAAGCCCCTGGACTCCTACGCCGCCACCATGGTCCAGGAGGCCGACCGCCTGAACCGCGTGGTCACGGACCTGCTTTTCCTGGCCCGCCCCCGGGAGCTGGCTCCCGCCGAAATCGACTTGGCCCAGGCCGGAGCCACGCTCTTCGACCTGCTCAAGCTCGACCTGGAGCACAAACACGTGGCCGCGACCCTGGACCTGGAAGCCCCGACGGTCCACGCCGACCCCGACGGACTCCGGCAGGTGCTCCTGAACCTGGCGGTGAACAGCCTGGAGGCCCTCGGCGAGGAAGGCGGACGCATCGAGATATCCTCGCGCCGCAACGGCTCGGGCGTCTGGATCACTGTCACGGACAACGGCCCGGGCATGCCCGAGGAGGTCCGCCGCCAGGCCCTGGAGCCCTTCTTCACCGCCAAGACCCAGGGCACGGGCCTCGGACTGGCCATCGTCCAGACCATCATGCGCGGGCACAAGGGCAAGGTGCTCATCGAGTCCGAGCCCGGCCGGGGCGCCAGCGTGAAGCTCTTCTTCCCCGATCCGGCGCCCGCCGCCGAAACCACGGAGACCCTATGA
- a CDS encoding sigma-54-dependent transcriptional regulator, whose amino-acid sequence MNDDIRTVLVVDDEAGHRLMVRAVLEDAGWNVLEAGSGEAALQVLSRQPGGLPHVALVDMRMPGMDGLTLLRELHARRPGLPVVLLTAFGSVGTAVEAMKHGAFDYLTKPADNEELKAVLDKSYEYRRLLDENDRLRRRAGGEGPVLVGASAGMNHVRELIDQAGPSEASVLILGESGTGKELVAEGLHRASSRAARPLIKVNCAALPENLLESELFGYVKGAFTGAVKDKPGRFQLAAGGTLFLDEIGEMPAALQAKLLRALQEKVVEPLGGVKAVETDVRVVAATNRDLAAEIKAGRFREDLYYRLAVLEIDIPPLRDRVEDLPLLVSHLMGKLGKKNNKEIRSVTPAFLDALSHYHWPGNVRELENVLERALILSRSDVLGPELLPPQILGPQPEQAASPAAPAAPASLEDAEREALVRALGAHGGHREKTADALGISRRTLQYKLKRFGLTRR is encoded by the coding sequence ATGAACGACGACATCCGCACCGTGCTCGTGGTGGACGACGAGGCCGGGCATCGGCTCATGGTCCGCGCCGTCCTGGAGGACGCGGGCTGGAACGTGCTCGAGGCCGGTTCCGGCGAGGCCGCCCTCCAGGTTCTGTCCCGCCAGCCCGGGGGCCTGCCCCACGTGGCCCTGGTGGACATGCGCATGCCCGGCATGGACGGCCTGACGCTCCTGCGCGAACTGCACGCCCGGCGGCCCGGCCTGCCCGTGGTCCTGCTCACCGCCTTCGGCTCGGTGGGCACGGCCGTGGAGGCCATGAAACACGGGGCCTTCGACTATCTGACCAAGCCCGCCGACAACGAGGAACTCAAGGCCGTCCTGGACAAGAGCTACGAGTACCGCCGCCTGCTGGACGAGAACGACCGCCTGCGCCGCCGCGCCGGGGGCGAGGGCCCCGTGCTCGTGGGCGCGAGCGCGGGCATGAATCATGTGCGCGAACTCATCGACCAGGCCGGCCCCAGCGAGGCCTCGGTGCTCATTCTGGGCGAGTCCGGCACGGGCAAGGAGCTGGTGGCCGAGGGCCTGCACCGGGCCAGTTCCCGGGCCGCCCGGCCGCTCATCAAGGTCAACTGCGCGGCCCTGCCGGAAAACCTGCTGGAAAGCGAACTCTTCGGCTACGTCAAGGGCGCCTTCACCGGCGCGGTCAAGGACAAACCCGGCCGCTTCCAACTGGCCGCCGGGGGCACGCTCTTCCTGGACGAGATCGGGGAGATGCCCGCCGCGCTCCAGGCCAAGCTTCTGCGCGCCCTGCAGGAGAAGGTCGTGGAGCCCCTGGGCGGGGTCAAGGCCGTGGAGACCGACGTGCGCGTGGTGGCAGCCACCAACCGAGATCTGGCCGCCGAGATCAAGGCCGGACGCTTCCGCGAAGATCTCTATTACCGCCTGGCCGTGCTGGAGATCGACATCCCGCCCCTGCGCGACCGGGTGGAGGATCTGCCGCTGCTGGTCAGCCACCTCATGGGCAAGCTCGGCAAGAAGAACAACAAGGAAATCCGCAGCGTGACCCCGGCCTTCCTGGACGCCCTCTCGCACTACCACTGGCCCGGCAACGTGCGCGAGCTGGAGAACGTGCTCGAACGCGCTCTGATCCTCTCGCGTTCGGACGTGCTGGGGCCCGAACTCCTGCCGCCGCAAATCCTCGGACCCCAGCCCGAACAGGCCGCGAGCCCGGCGGCCCCGGCCGCGCCCGCCTCCCTGGAGGACGCCGAGCGCGAGGCCCTGGTGCGGGCCCTGGGGGCCCACGGCGGACACCGCGAAAAGACCGCCGACGCCCTGGGCATCTCGCGGCGGACCCTGCAATACAAGCTCAAGCGCTTCGGGCTCACGCGGCGCTGA
- the gltX gene encoding glutamate--tRNA ligase — translation MSQIVTRFAPSPTGYLHIGGARTALFSWLLARHSGGRFLLRIEDTDLERSTPEATQAILDSMRWLDLHSDGEIVYQQARAARHNEVIDQLVALGQAYWCDCAKERVEAMREKARAEGRKPKYDGSCRERGLGPGEGRVVRMKTPLDGSVAYKDMVKGPIAVACEELDDMILRRSDGSPTYNLAVVVDDHDMGVTHVLRGDDHVNNTPRQILIYRALGWDVPEFGHVPMILGPDKKKLSKRHGALSVMEYEKMGYLPEAVLNYLARLGWSHGDQEIFSRGELVACFSTENLGNSPAVFDTQKLEWLNAHYIKESDPARLAVLLRDFLGRDLGPEALADTPQILLEAVVPLLQPRAKTLVEMAEMARFFVVDAAFIAFDEKAVRQHLTPENRTLVEEYADALEHLEGGFDEAAMEPMTEAFLSARDLKFKAVAQPLRVALTGRTVSPGLFETMRVLGREQTLKRLRRVTEL, via the coding sequence ATGAGCCAGATCGTCACCCGTTTCGCCCCCAGCCCCACGGGCTACCTGCACATCGGCGGGGCGCGCACCGCCCTGTTCTCCTGGCTGCTGGCCCGCCACTCCGGCGGACGTTTCCTGCTGCGCATCGAGGACACCGACCTCGAACGCTCCACGCCCGAAGCCACCCAGGCCATTCTCGATTCCATGCGGTGGCTCGATCTGCACTCCGACGGCGAGATCGTCTACCAGCAGGCCAGGGCCGCGCGCCACAACGAGGTCATCGACCAGCTCGTGGCCCTGGGCCAAGCCTACTGGTGCGACTGCGCCAAGGAGCGGGTGGAGGCCATGCGCGAGAAGGCCCGCGCCGAGGGCCGCAAGCCCAAGTACGACGGTTCCTGCCGCGAGCGGGGCCTGGGCCCGGGCGAGGGCCGCGTGGTGCGCATGAAGACCCCGCTGGACGGCTCCGTGGCCTACAAGGACATGGTCAAGGGCCCCATCGCCGTGGCCTGCGAGGAGCTGGACGACATGATCCTGCGCCGCTCCGACGGCTCGCCGACCTACAACCTGGCCGTGGTGGTGGACGACCACGACATGGGCGTGACCCACGTGCTGCGCGGCGACGACCACGTGAACAACACCCCGCGCCAGATCCTCATCTACCGCGCCCTGGGCTGGGACGTGCCCGAATTCGGCCACGTGCCCATGATCCTCGGCCCGGACAAGAAGAAGCTCTCCAAACGCCACGGCGCGCTCTCGGTCATGGAATACGAGAAGATGGGCTACCTGCCCGAAGCCGTGCTCAACTATCTGGCCCGCCTGGGCTGGTCCCACGGCGACCAGGAAATCTTCTCCCGCGGCGAGCTGGTGGCCTGCTTCAGCACCGAGAACCTGGGCAACTCCCCGGCGGTCTTCGACACCCAGAAGCTGGAGTGGCTCAACGCCCACTACATCAAGGAATCCGACCCGGCGAGGCTGGCCGTCCTGCTGCGCGACTTCCTGGGCCGCGACCTGGGCCCCGAGGCCCTGGCCGACACGCCCCAGATCCTGCTGGAGGCCGTGGTTCCGCTGCTCCAGCCCCGGGCCAAGACCCTGGTGGAGATGGCCGAGATGGCCCGCTTCTTCGTGGTCGACGCGGCGTTCATCGCCTTCGACGAGAAGGCCGTGCGCCAGCACCTCACCCCGGAGAACCGCACCCTGGTGGAGGAGTACGCCGACGCCCTCGAGCACCTGGAGGGCGGCTTCGACGAGGCCGCCATGGAGCCCATGACCGAGGCCTTCCTCTCCGCCCGCGACCTCAAGTTCAAGGCCGTGGCCCAGCCCCTGCGCGTGGCCCTCACCGGCCGCACCGTGAGCCCCGGCCTGTTCGAGACCATGCGCGTGCTCGGCCGGGAGCAGACCCTCAAGCGCCTGCGCCGGGTCACGGAACTCTAG
- a CDS encoding NifU family protein, producing MREQVLAAIAKIRPVLQNDGGDIELVEITPEGVVKVRLQGACKGCPMSRMTLKHGVERVILKEVPAVKSVEAVD from the coding sequence ATGCGCGAACAAGTGCTGGCAGCCATCGCCAAAATCCGCCCCGTGCTCCAGAACGACGGCGGCGACATCGAACTGGTCGAGATCACCCCCGAGGGAGTGGTCAAGGTTCGCCTGCAGGGCGCCTGCAAGGGCTGTCCCATGTCCCGCATGACCCTCAAGCACGGCGTCGAGCGGGTCATCCTCAAGGAGGTCCCGGCCGTGAAATCCGTCGAGGCCGTGGACTAG